Sequence from the Kineosporia succinea genome:
CGGCGACGTCTCCGACGCCTACCCGGCCGACGTGAGCGAGGCGATCAGGAAGGCGTCCACCGCCGACGACGGCAAGCAGATCTTCGTGCCGACCAACAACTACCCCTGGGCCGTCTTCTATTTCAAGAGCCTGTGGGAGAAGAACGGGTACGAGCCGCCGGCCACCCTCGACGAACTGGTCACCCTGTCCCGGAAGATGCAGGGCGACGGCCTGACCCCGATCGGCTTCGCCGACAAGGACGGCTGGCCCGCGATGGGCACCTTCGACATCCTGAACATGCGGATCAACGGCTACGACTTCCACATGAGCCTGATGGCGGGCCAGAACTCGTGGACCGACCCGAAGGTGAAGACCGTCTTCGACACCTGGCGCGGACTGCTCCCCTACCACCAGAGCGACTCCCTGGGACGCACGTACCAGGAGGCGGTTTCGTCTCTGCAGCAGAAGAAGTCGGGCATGTACTACCTGGGCCTGTTCCTCACCGACTCCCTCGAGATCGAGGAGCAGGAGGACATCGCGTTCTTCACCTTCCCCGAGATCGACTCGACCGTCGGGGCCGACGCGATCGACGCTCCCATCGACGGCTTCTGCCGCTCCGCCGCCCCCCGGAACGAGGGCGCGGCGACGGATCTGCTGAAGTACCTCGGATCCGGCGACAGCGGGAGCGCCCTCGACACCGCCGAGATCCCCCAGATCGCCACCAACGCGAAGGCCACCACGGGCAACTACACCGATCTGCAGCAGCGGGCGGTCGAATTCATGGGGACGCAGAAGTCGATCGCGCAGTTCATGGACCGCGACACCGACCCGGGCTTCGCGTCCACCGTCATGATCCCCGCCATCCAGACCTTCATCAAGAATCCCGACGACGTCGACGGCCTGCTGAAATCCATCGACGCGCAGGCCAAGTCGATCTTCGTGAGCTGAAAGTGCTTCTCCGGGGTGGACGCCGTGGTCGCCGGCGGCGGCTGACCGACCGGGACCGGGTGGTCGTCTCGGTCATGGTGGGTGTTCCGACGCTGCTGGTGATCGCGCTGGTCTGGGTGCCGGCCCTGCTGTCGGTCGCGCTCAGTTTCGTGCGGTGGAACGGGCTCGGCAGCGTGGGCGACGCCGACTGGGTGGGCCTGCAGAACTACCGCGACATCGTGGAGATCTACCCGCCCTTCTGGCCTGCCGTGCGGCACAACCTGATCTGGCTCGTGGCCCTGTTCCTCGGCCCGACGGTGCTCGGCATCGCGCTGGCCGCCGTGCTCGACCGCGAGCTGCGCGGCAGCCGTCTCTACCAGACCGCGTTCTTCCTGCCGACCGTGCTGTCGCTGGCGCTCATCGGTTTCGTCTGGCAGCTCGTCTATTCCGCCGACCAGGGCCTGCTCAACGGCCTGACCGGCAGCTCGATCGACTGGTACGGCGACCCGGAGTACAACCTGGGGGCTGTCATCGTGGCCTCCGGCTGGCGTCACACCGGTTACATCATGCTGCTGTACCTGGCGGGCCTGAAGGGCGTCGACCCGGCGCTGCGCGAGGCCGCGAAGCTCGACGGCTGCGGTGAGGTGCAGACGTTCTTCCGCGTGGTGTTCCCGGTGATGCGGCCCGTCAACATCATCGTGCTGGTCATCACCGTGATCGAGTCGCTGCGCGCGTTCGACCTGGTCTGGGTGATCAACAAGGGCCGCAACGGCCTGGAGCTGATCAGCGCCCTGGTCACGCAGAACATCGTGGGCGAGGCCAGCCGCGTCGGGTTCGGCTCCGCGCTGGCCACGATCATGCTGGTCGTCAGCACCGTCTTCATCGTCGTGTACCTGAGAACCGTCATGCGGGAGGACAACTCGTGAACGCCCGGCTGCGCGCGGTCTACGCCCTGGTCGCCGTGCTGGCCCTGGCCTGGCTGTTCCCCGTGATCTGGGCCCTGCTGAACAGCTTCCGTTCCTACGCCTACACCGCGCAGCACGGCTACGTCTCGTTCGGCGGCTGGACCCTGAAGAACTACGCCGACGCCTGGGAACGCGGCAACTTCGCCCACTACCTGCTGAACTCGCTGTACGTGACGGTGCCGGCCGTGATCGCCAGCATCGGCCTGGCGGCGTGCGTCGCGTTCGTCATCGCCCGGTTCAGCTTCCGGTTCAACGTGGCCCTGCTCGGCCTGTTCACGGCCGCGAACCTGCTGCCGCCCCAGGCCCTGCTGATCCCGGTCTACCGCATCTTCCGGCAGGTCCCGATGCCGTTCTGGATCAGCAGCAGTGGCTCGCTGCTCAACAGCTTCCTCGGGCTGATCCTGGTCAACACCGCCTTCCAGACCGGGTTCTGCACGTTCGTGCTCTCGAACTACATGAAGACCCTCCCGGCCGAGATGTTCGAGGCCGCCGAGGTCGACGGCGCCGGGGTCTGGACCCGCTTCTGGCGCCTGGCCCTGCCCCTGTGCCGCGCCCCGCTGGCCGCCCTGGCCGTGCTGGAGGTGACCTGGATCTACAACGAGTTCTTCTGGGCCACCGTGCTGATGCAGGACTCGTCCAAGTTCCCGATCACCAGCTCGCTCAACAACCTGCGCGGCGCCTTCTTCACCGACAACAACCTGGTGGCCGCCGCCTCGGTCATCGTCGCGATGCCCACGCTCATCGTGTTCCTCGTGCTGCAACGACAGTTCGTGGCCGGGCTCACGATGGGCTCCACCAAGGGCTGAAACCTCACCCGGCCGCGTAGAAGCGGTAGGCGGCCGTGTACGCGACGCCCTGCGTGGCGCCGTCGGCACAGGCCCCGACCGGCGCCACGCCGCCCGTGGTGTCGAGCCGCTGCACGTAGGTCACCGAACCGAACAGCCCGTCGCCGCGCGTGGTCGTGGCCCGCAGCAGCAGCTGCGGGATCGAGCCCTCCACCGGCGACGAGGCGATCGACGCGGCCTCCACCAGCGAGCCGTCGTCCAGGGACTCCCAGCTCGGGCCCCGGAAGTGCACAGCCTGGACCGGGCGGTGCGTCGCGGTCGCGAAACCGGCCAGCCGCGCGGCCGGTTCGAGGAAGACCCAGGCGCCCCCGGTGCAGCGGTAGACCTGGACGCCGGTGGCCCGGAACCGGGCCACCTCGCGGTTGCCGGCCGGCGGGACGAGATTCGCGGGAACGGACGAGGGGCGCGCCGAGGACTGCGCGGCGGCCGGCAACGGCGACCGCGCGGACCACGGGGCGGACGGCTCGGCCGACGACTGGGCGGACGACTGGGCGGACGACTGCGCGGACGACTGCGCGGACGACTGCGCGGACGACTGCGCGGACGACTGCGCGGACGACTGCGCGGACGACTGGGCCGCCCCGGCCGTCGCCAGCCCCGCCGTCATCGTCAGGCCGAGGGCCACCACCACTCGGAGGGTCCGGGTGCTGATCTTCATCGATGCTCCACCTCTCGCTCCGGAAACGGGACACCGGACATACGACGGGTGCCCGGCCGATGGTTCACCCCCTGCCCCAACCCTCACCTCGGGGGATGGTTCTCCAGCCGTCACCGGCTCCTTCTGAGCATAACCACAGCTCAATCGCCTCTCAGCAAACTCTCCCCCAACGTGAGATTGGGTGAGGAGGTGTCTGCCGGACGAGAACGAGGCTCCGTGAGCATCCATACCGGGCGCCGCGTGGCCCGGCGCTACGCCACCCCACCCCTCGCCCGCCACGCCGTCCACCCACCGACCCTCGCCACCGCGTTCGACCCCCGCGACAACGCGCTCAACGTGATGCGGCTCGCCCTGGCCGTTCTCGTCGCCGTCGTGCACGCGTCCTTCCTCGGCTACGGGTGGCAGCCCCACATCGGGCACACCGAGGTCGGCGCCCTCGCGGTCGACGCGTTCTTCGTGCTCAGCGGGTTCCTGGTGGTCCGCAGCTACCTTCGGCTGAAATCGCTGCCCCGCTACGTCTGGCACCGCGCGCTGCGGATCCTGCCCGGGTTCTACGCCTGCCTGACCGTCACCGCCCTGTTCATCGCGCCCCTGCTCGCGGTGGTCGTGGGGCGCCCGGCCACCTCGGTGCTCAGCGGCGAGGACTCGTCCGTCGGGTATCTCACCGCCAACGCGGGCCTGCTCATGCGCCAGTTCGGCATCGCCGGCCTGCCCGGCACCGGCGGCAACCCGGACGTGGTCAACGGTTCGCTGTGGACGCTGTTCTACGAGGCCTTCTGCTACGGACTGGCCGCCGGGCTGGGCCTTCTCGGCATCCTGACCCGCCGGCTGTGGGTGCTGCCGATGCTGATCGCGGGCCTGTGGGTGGCCACGCTCGCGAGTGCCGTCGGCGTGAACCCGCTGGGCTCGGAGTACCTGCTGCGCTTCGCGCTGGTGTTCCTGCTCGGCACCGCCGGGCTGCTGTTCGCCGACCTGATCCCGATCCACGCCGGGCTCGCGCTGGGCGCTTTCGCGGTGCTGATGCTGAGTCTGCTGCACTTCGAGAACTACCGGGTGCTGGGTGCTCCGGCGTTCGCGTACCTGTGCCTGTACGCGATGGTGCGCCTTCCGGTGCCGTGGGAGCCGCGCTGGGACGTCTCGTACGGCATGTACGTCTGGCACTGGCCGGTGGCCCAGCTGCTGGTGGCCCTGCGGATCACCGAGTTCCCCGGCGTCGTCTTCGTTCTCGCGGTCGTCGCGGTGGCGGGGGCGGTGTCGGCGCTGTCGTGGAACCTGGTGGAGAAACCGGCGATGGGCCTCAAACACGCGGCGTGGGTGAGCCGGCTGGAACGAGCGCGGCCGGCGTGACGTGGCCCGCACGGCCGTGGCTGCGGTGGGGTGCTCGCGGCGGCCAGGGACCTGGGCGTGTCCGGCGCGGACACGGGCACGGTCGTCGTCGCGGGTGCGGCGAGCACCATGTTCGTCACAGATGCTCGTCAGGGCTTATCATCGAACGTATGTTCGAGTCGCGGGCGGGAGAGACAGGGCCTTCAGGGCGGCCTCTCCTGCACGTCGACGCCGACTGCTTCTTCGCCGCGGTTGCACTGCGGGGCCGTCCCGACCTGGCGCGGCGCCCGGTGGCGGTCGTGAACCACATGTTCGTGGCCAGCGCGAACTACCCGGCCCGCCGGCGGGGAGTGCGCGGTGGCACGACGGTCGCGGAGGCCGTGCACGCGTGCCCGGGGCTGGTGCTGCTCGACGTGCCGCACGCGGAGG
This genomic interval carries:
- a CDS encoding ABC transporter substrate-binding protein: MAAHRSPAGLPGSFLATSSITRRTLFRGLAVGGGLAATLAACGDGDSGGGSGPLRVGINEAPGSGRAYDQQKARLDAFTEAELEVNYVDHNTFQEGINNYLQGSPADVFTWFAGYRARSFYTNGLIGDVSDAYPADVSEAIRKASTADDGKQIFVPTNNYPWAVFYFKSLWEKNGYEPPATLDELVTLSRKMQGDGLTPIGFADKDGWPAMGTFDILNMRINGYDFHMSLMAGQNSWTDPKVKTVFDTWRGLLPYHQSDSLGRTYQEAVSSLQQKKSGMYYLGLFLTDSLEIEEQEDIAFFTFPEIDSTVGADAIDAPIDGFCRSAAPRNEGAATDLLKYLGSGDSGSALDTAEIPQIATNAKATTGNYTDLQQRAVEFMGTQKSIAQFMDRDTDPGFASTVMIPAIQTFIKNPDDVDGLLKSIDAQAKSIFVS
- a CDS encoding carbohydrate ABC transporter permease → MLLRGGRRGRRRRLTDRDRVVVSVMVGVPTLLVIALVWVPALLSVALSFVRWNGLGSVGDADWVGLQNYRDIVEIYPPFWPAVRHNLIWLVALFLGPTVLGIALAAVLDRELRGSRLYQTAFFLPTVLSLALIGFVWQLVYSADQGLLNGLTGSSIDWYGDPEYNLGAVIVASGWRHTGYIMLLYLAGLKGVDPALREAAKLDGCGEVQTFFRVVFPVMRPVNIIVLVITVIESLRAFDLVWVINKGRNGLELISALVTQNIVGEASRVGFGSALATIMLVVSTVFIVVYLRTVMREDNS
- a CDS encoding carbohydrate ABC transporter permease, translating into MNARLRAVYALVAVLALAWLFPVIWALLNSFRSYAYTAQHGYVSFGGWTLKNYADAWERGNFAHYLLNSLYVTVPAVIASIGLAACVAFVIARFSFRFNVALLGLFTAANLLPPQALLIPVYRIFRQVPMPFWISSSGSLLNSFLGLILVNTAFQTGFCTFVLSNYMKTLPAEMFEAAEVDGAGVWTRFWRLALPLCRAPLAALAVLEVTWIYNEFFWATVLMQDSSKFPITSSLNNLRGAFFTDNNLVAAASVIVAMPTLIVFLVLQRQFVAGLTMGSTKG
- a CDS encoding DUF3455 domain-containing protein; protein product: MKISTRTLRVVVALGLTMTAGLATAGAAQSSAQSSAQSSAQSSAQSSAQSSAQSSAQSSAQSSAEPSAPWSARSPLPAAAQSSARPSSVPANLVPPAGNREVARFRATGVQVYRCTGGAWVFLEPAARLAGFATATHRPVQAVHFRGPSWESLDDGSLVEAASIASSPVEGSIPQLLLRATTTRGDGLFGSVTYVQRLDTTGGVAPVGACADGATQGVAYTAAYRFYAAG
- a CDS encoding acyltransferase family protein, whose protein sequence is MSIHTGRRVARRYATPPLARHAVHPPTLATAFDPRDNALNVMRLALAVLVAVVHASFLGYGWQPHIGHTEVGALAVDAFFVLSGFLVVRSYLRLKSLPRYVWHRALRILPGFYACLTVTALFIAPLLAVVVGRPATSVLSGEDSSVGYLTANAGLLMRQFGIAGLPGTGGNPDVVNGSLWTLFYEAFCYGLAAGLGLLGILTRRLWVLPMLIAGLWVATLASAVGVNPLGSEYLLRFALVFLLGTAGLLFADLIPIHAGLALGAFAVLMLSLLHFENYRVLGAPAFAYLCLYAMVRLPVPWEPRWDVSYGMYVWHWPVAQLLVALRITEFPGVVFVLAVVAVAGAVSALSWNLVEKPAMGLKHAAWVSRLERARPA